From a single Pseudorasbora parva isolate DD20220531a chromosome 17, ASM2467924v1, whole genome shotgun sequence genomic region:
- the znf488 gene encoding zinc finger protein 488 isoform X1, whose amino-acid sequence MEQSIMPRALWTNDSKFLHHHVADFFTSVQVTQDIPAGTSFGPCVLHNNFYDTIAFIALKSFDKRNKSYVFRVDPEAMKCSPFAVPWLRLVQAAVSAEDQNTEAYLKGGQLHFRTIRDVKQGEELLVWYDEELSHLLGFGDLKTKALTDDYTCTRCGQTFKNENPFLAHCRFLCAQEKVDIFRPTSEQKQEVKRQRKIIDFHNIARDLEHKASDDIPRKRKHEDSLSPRSKKTVLLEKTNITNDANKDYPPFQGSSESTDNFLTSESKRSKNSAFIDVRKPSNPEQSSRDMMASDVGLQSDCSAFSFVVPKSAHSEQKSAFCEPSKRTTTEFQKHSPPDSDNITDSFKTKPSLGYRNVLASHLFHADLPGTHAGGVMSAPLASGGSFYYAPEHWTRAICGQLQSTSSLTLLPPTFTPLSVSVQNWCAKCNLSFRMTSDLVFHMRSHHKKEFAAEAQVRRRREEKLTCPICHEYFRERHHLSRHMTSHN is encoded by the exons ATGGAGCAGAGTATTATGCCTCGCGCCTTATGGACTAATGACAGCAAATTTCTCCATCACCACGTCGCGGATTTCTTCACTAGTGTACAAGTTACGCAGGACATTCCAGCTGGAACATCATTCGGACCATGTGTTCTTCATAATAACTTTTATGACACTATAGCATTCATTGCACTGAAGTCCTTTGACAAACGGAATAAATCATATGTATTTCGG GTAGACCCTGAGGCGATGAAATGCTCTCCATTTGCAGTTCCTTGGCTAAGGttagtacaggctgcagtgaGCGCAGAAGACCAGAATACTGAGGCCTACTTGAAAGGAGGACAGCTGCACTTTCGAACTATTCGTGATGTGAAACAAGGGGAGGAACTGCTTGTTTGGTACGACGAGGAGCTCTCTCATCTTTTGGGGTTCGGAGACCTAAAGACAAAAGCCCTGACAGATG ACTACACTTGTACGAGATGCGGCCAGACCTTCAAGAATGAAAACCCTTTCCTTGCCCACTGTCGTTTTTTATGTGCGCAGGAAAAAGTAGATATTTTCCGGCCAACCAGCGAACAGAAACAAGAAGTCAAGCGACAACGAAAAATTATAGATTTTCACAATATTGCAAGAGATCTGGAACACAAAGCTTCTGACGACATACCTCGAAAAAGAAAACACGAGGATTCCTTAAGCCCCAGgagcaaaaaaactgttttattgGAGAAAACCAACATCACTAATGACGCCAACAAAGACTATCCGCCTTTTCAGGGTTCGTCAGAATCAACAGACAATTTTTTGACAAGTGAGTCAAAAAGAAGTAAAAACAGCGCATTTATCGACGTTAGAAAACCGTCGAACCCTGAACAGTCATCACGGGATATGATGGCGTCGGACGTAGGCCTACAATCCGACTGCAGCGCGTTCTCGTTTGTTGTACCCAAGAGCGCCCACTCGGAACAGAAGAGCGCGTTCTGTGAACCCAGCAAACGCACCACCACTGAATTTCAGAAACATTCCCCACCAGATTCGGATAATATCACAGACTCTTTCAAAACAAAACCTTCTCTAGGATACAGAAATGTATTGGCTTCACACCTTTTTCACGCCGACTTGCCAGGCACTCATGCAGGTGGAGTGATGTCCGCTCCTCTGGCTTCAGGAGGATCCTTCTATTACGCACCCGAGCATTGGACAAGAGCTATATGTGGCCAGCTGCAGTCTACATCTTCGTTGACACTTCTTCCCCCTACTTTCACTCCATTGAGTGTCTCAGTGCAGAACTGGTGCGCCAAATGCAACCTCTCATTCCGAATGACCTCCGACCTGGTGTTTCACATGAGGTCACATCATAAGAAAGAGTTCGCCGCAGAGGCTCAGGTGAGGcggaggagagaggagaaacTCACCTGCCCCATCTGTCACGAATACTTTCGAGAGCGTCACCACCTCTCGcgtcacatgacatcacataattga
- the znf488 gene encoding zinc finger protein 488 isoform X2 has translation MKCSPFAVPWLRLVQAAVSAEDQNTEAYLKGGQLHFRTIRDVKQGEELLVWYDEELSHLLGFGDLKTKALTDDYTCTRCGQTFKNENPFLAHCRFLCAQEKVDIFRPTSEQKQEVKRQRKIIDFHNIARDLEHKASDDIPRKRKHEDSLSPRSKKTVLLEKTNITNDANKDYPPFQGSSESTDNFLTSESKRSKNSAFIDVRKPSNPEQSSRDMMASDVGLQSDCSAFSFVVPKSAHSEQKSAFCEPSKRTTTEFQKHSPPDSDNITDSFKTKPSLGYRNVLASHLFHADLPGTHAGGVMSAPLASGGSFYYAPEHWTRAICGQLQSTSSLTLLPPTFTPLSVSVQNWCAKCNLSFRMTSDLVFHMRSHHKKEFAAEAQVRRRREEKLTCPICHEYFRERHHLSRHMTSHN, from the exons ATGAAATGCTCTCCATTTGCAGTTCCTTGGCTAAGGttagtacaggctgcagtgaGCGCAGAAGACCAGAATACTGAGGCCTACTTGAAAGGAGGACAGCTGCACTTTCGAACTATTCGTGATGTGAAACAAGGGGAGGAACTGCTTGTTTGGTACGACGAGGAGCTCTCTCATCTTTTGGGGTTCGGAGACCTAAAGACAAAAGCCCTGACAGATG ACTACACTTGTACGAGATGCGGCCAGACCTTCAAGAATGAAAACCCTTTCCTTGCCCACTGTCGTTTTTTATGTGCGCAGGAAAAAGTAGATATTTTCCGGCCAACCAGCGAACAGAAACAAGAAGTCAAGCGACAACGAAAAATTATAGATTTTCACAATATTGCAAGAGATCTGGAACACAAAGCTTCTGACGACATACCTCGAAAAAGAAAACACGAGGATTCCTTAAGCCCCAGgagcaaaaaaactgttttattgGAGAAAACCAACATCACTAATGACGCCAACAAAGACTATCCGCCTTTTCAGGGTTCGTCAGAATCAACAGACAATTTTTTGACAAGTGAGTCAAAAAGAAGTAAAAACAGCGCATTTATCGACGTTAGAAAACCGTCGAACCCTGAACAGTCATCACGGGATATGATGGCGTCGGACGTAGGCCTACAATCCGACTGCAGCGCGTTCTCGTTTGTTGTACCCAAGAGCGCCCACTCGGAACAGAAGAGCGCGTTCTGTGAACCCAGCAAACGCACCACCACTGAATTTCAGAAACATTCCCCACCAGATTCGGATAATATCACAGACTCTTTCAAAACAAAACCTTCTCTAGGATACAGAAATGTATTGGCTTCACACCTTTTTCACGCCGACTTGCCAGGCACTCATGCAGGTGGAGTGATGTCCGCTCCTCTGGCTTCAGGAGGATCCTTCTATTACGCACCCGAGCATTGGACAAGAGCTATATGTGGCCAGCTGCAGTCTACATCTTCGTTGACACTTCTTCCCCCTACTTTCACTCCATTGAGTGTCTCAGTGCAGAACTGGTGCGCCAAATGCAACCTCTCATTCCGAATGACCTCCGACCTGGTGTTTCACATGAGGTCACATCATAAGAAAGAGTTCGCCGCAGAGGCTCAGGTGAGGcggaggagagaggagaaacTCACCTGCCCCATCTGTCACGAATACTTTCGAGAGCGTCACCACCTCTCGcgtcacatgacatcacataattga
- the gdf10a gene encoding growth/differentiation factor 10, whose product MTCKCVFLTHLLLLWARSEPGASEAVWRSARDSTTDALVATDALSQHMFKLYEKYNIEPNRVKDGNTVRSFKAKPENVEQRASYWLNLTSLQGSEVILTSTFHYFFDKRPRQRSWFCKRFKNPSCRIPNVQLLPSGRLLFRTPSFSSAPGSLLGNITVVPHRRGTWQSKDVSVIIKEARDKNYLLITVEFDYGEQYQRYHDQHSPSSLPYLLVYANDLAISEPNSVAVSLQRYDPFIADLQPTQSPDFSPDIRVKRELESDFPDPIENNELPEVEYNSFKQHDMWESAYFALKPKPFKKERRKKGQEHADGYGKSQVLRFDEKTMKKARRRQWKEPRSCSRRYLKVDFADIGWNEWILSPKSFDAFYCAGTCEFPIPKVVRPSNHATIQSIVKAVGIIPGIPEPCCVPEKMKPLSVLFLDESKNIVLKIYPNMSVETCACR is encoded by the exons ATGACTTGTAAATGTGTCTTTTTGACGCACCTGTTACTGCTTTGGGCTAGATCCGAACCTGGCGCATCTGAAGCTGTTTGGAGAAGTGCGCGCGACAGCACGACAGACGCGCTCGTGGCCACAGATGCGCTCTCGCAGCATATGTTTAAACTGTATGAGAAGTACAACATTGAACCTAACCGAGTCAAAGACGGAAATACTGTAAGAAGTTTTAAAGCAAAACCTG AGAATGTGGAGCAGAGGGCCTCGTACTGGCTGAATCTTACTTCCCTTCAGGGCTCCGAGGTGATTCTCACATCTACGTTTCACTACTTTTTTGACAAACGGCCACGCCAGAGGTCCTGGTTCTGCAAGCGATTCAAGAACCCCTCTTGTCGCATCCCGAACGTCCAGCTGCTACCCTCTGGCCGTCTTCTTTTCCGGACTCCCTCCTTCAGCTCAGCCCCAGGATCACTGCTCGGGAACATCACCGTAGTTCCTCACAGACGTGGGACCTGGCAGAGCAAGGATGTGTCTGTCATTATAAAGGAGGCCCGAGATAAGAATTACCTTTTGATCACTGTGGAGTTTGACTATGGGGAGCAATATCAAAGGTATCATGACCAGCACTCACCTTCCAGTCTTCCATACTTGCTGGTTTATGCTAATGACTTGGCCATTTCAGAGCCCAACAGTGTGGCTGTGAGTCTACAGAGATATGACCCTTTCATTGCAGACCTGCAGCCAACTCAATCTCCAGACTTTTCACCTGACATACGTGTGAAGCGGGAACTGGAATCAGACTTCCCTGATCCCATCGAGAACAACGAGCTCCCGGAGGTAGAGTACAACAGCTTCAAACAGCACGATATGTGGGAAAGTGCTTACTTTGCGCTCAAGCCAAAGCCCTTCAAAAAAGAACGTCGGAAGAAAGGCCAGGAGCACGCTGATGGATACGGCAAGTCTCAGGTTCTCCGGTTTGATGAGAAAACCATGAAGAAGGCCCGGAGGAGACAGTGGAAAGAACCTCGCAGCTGTTCCAGGAGGTACCTGAAGGTGGACTTTGCAGATATCGGGTGGAACGAATGGATCTTGTCTCCCAAGTCTTTCGATGCCTTCTACTGTGCAGGAACATGTGAATTCCCCATTCCAAAG GTGGTCCGCCCCTCCAACCATGCAACCATCCAGAGCATAGTCAAGGCTGTTGGGATAATTCCAGGTATCCCAGAGCCCTGCTGCGTCCCCGAGAAGATGAAGCCACTCAGTGTACTGTTTCTGGATGAGAGCAAAAACATCGTATTGAAGATCTACCCCAACATGTCTGTGGAGACATGCGCTTGTAGATAG